From a single Rutidosis leptorrhynchoides isolate AG116_Rl617_1_P2 chromosome 5, CSIRO_AGI_Rlap_v1, whole genome shotgun sequence genomic region:
- the LOC139846988 gene encoding protein DA1-like, with amino-acid sequence MGWLSRIFKGSNHEVSEGEYNWRYEDNTVSDANHPSSSTTWQDPHSEIEDIDRAIAISLADEGGRGKHVIIDDAQVKEDEQLARALQESLKIESPPKHRHVNANPNTNGNGNFYQPLQFPYSTGFRICAGCNYEIGHGRFLSCMGAVWHPECFRCHACNQPIADYEFSVSGNHPYHKSCYKNHYHPKCDVCQHFIPTNAAGLIEYRAHPFWAQKYCPFHEHDGTPRCCSCERMEPRDTSYAALNDGRKLCLECLDSSVSDTSECQPLYIDIQAFYESLNMKVEQKIPLLLVERQALNEAMDGERNGHYHMPETRGLCLSEEQTVSTVLRRPRIGMGNRVPDTRTEPYKLTRRCEVTAILILYGLPRLLTGSILAHEMMHAWLRLQGYRTLSQDVEEGICQVLAHMWLITQISFISNQNIPSSSSATSSRQWKRSPFDKKLAEFFKHQIESDMSPVYGNGFRAGHQAVLKYGLPSTLEHIRLTGTFPF; translated from the exons ATGGGTTGGCTTAGCAGAATTTTTAAAGGCTCCAACCATGAAGTTTCAGAAGGGGAATATAACTGGagatatgaagataatacagtttcaGATGCAAATCATCCTTCTAGTTCTACAACATGG CAAGATCCGCATTCAGAGATAGAAGATATTGACCGTGCAATCGCGATATCACTTGCAGACGAAGGAGGAAGAGGGAAACATGTAATTA TTGATGATGCTCAGGTTAAAGAAGATGAACAACTTGCAAGGGCTTTACAAGAAAGTCTAAAAATAGAGTCTCCACCCAAACATAGACATGTAAATGCGAACCCAAACACAAATGGAAACGGAAATTTTTATCAACCTTTACAATTCCCGTACTCGACTGGATTCAG GATATGTGCCGGATGTAATTATGAGATTGGTCATGGAAGATTTTTAAGTTGCATGGGTGCAGTTTGGCATCCAGAGTGTTTCAGATGCCATGCATGTAACCAACCGATTGCTGATTATGAG TTTTCTGTGTCGGGAAATCATCCTTATCACAAGTCTTGCTACAAGAATCACTATCATCCAAAATGTGATGTTTGCCAGCACTTT ATTCCGACAAATGCGGCTGGCCTTATTGAATATAGAGCACATCCTTTTTGGGCCCAAAAATATTGCCCATTTCATGAGCACGATGGGACTCCTAGGTGCTGTAGCTGTGAGCGAATGGAG CCACGTGATACGAGCTATGCGGCTCTTAATGATGGTCGGAAACTTTGCTTGGAGTGTCTTGATTCGTCAGTTAGTGATACGAGCGAGTGTCAACCGCTATATATTGATATACAAGCGTTTTATGAAAGTTTAAATATGAAGGTGGAACAGAAAATTCCTCTGCTTTTGGTAGAGCGACAAGCACTAAATGAGGCCATGGATGGAGAGAGGAAT GGCCATTACCACATGCCCGAGACACGAGGACTTTGCCTTTCGGAGGAACAAACTGTTAGCACA GTTTTGAGACGGCCAAGAATTGGGATGGGAAATCGGGTCCCAGACACGAGAACAGAACCGTATAAGCTGACACGTCGTTGTGAGGTTACAGCGATCCTCATTCTTTATGGCCTTCCTAG GTTGTTGACAGGATCAATCTTGGCTCACGAAATGATGCATGCATGGCTGCGACTTCAAG GCTATAGAACACTGAGTCAAGATGTAGAAGAAGGAATATGTCAAGTTTTAGCTCATATGTGGCTAATAACCCAAATATCTTTCATATCAAATCAAAACATACCATCCTCGTCATCTGCCACGTCATCAAGGCAATGGAAAAGATCTCCATTTGACAAGAAACTCGCAGAGTTCTTCAAACATCAGATTGAATCTGACATGTCACCCGTTTATGGAAATGGTTTCAGAGCTGGCCATCAGGCGGTACTTAAATATGGACTTCCGAGTACATTGGAACACATTCGATTGACAGGGACGTTTCCTTTTTAG